In Mesoplodon densirostris isolate mMesDen1 chromosome 2, mMesDen1 primary haplotype, whole genome shotgun sequence, the DNA window GCTATTTTAGATAGGGTGGCCTCTTGAGTGACATTTGggcagagacctgaatgaaggaaaagaacatgCCATGTGAACATCCTGGGAAGGACATTCCAAAGGGAAAGTACAGCAGATGCAAAGATCAGGTACCCAGTAATggctttgttttaaatatttaagatacTGTGATTAAGTTCTTAGTTATTCATGTTTCCTAATTCTTAAACTTCCTTTGTCTTGATTTTTTTAGGAAGATGTTGATCCTCAAAAGTTTGCATTCCTTCTGCATAAACAATGGACTTTATATAGTTTAACTCCCTTATATAAATTCTCCTATACTAATTTCAAAGAGTATTCTAAACTTCTGAATGCATTTATTGCTGCTGAAAAGCAAAAAGGACTTGCTGTGGAAGTGGGAGACGACTTCAACATCAAAGTGATTTTCTCTACTCTCCTGGGAATGAAAGGAACACAGAGAGACCCTGAAGCATTTCTTGTCCAGGTATATCATATAAGCAGTACTTGCTTCCTAGGAGAAAAGAATATGCGTTGTCTTGGTTTAGAAATTGTgatattttcttcctgtttttaaaattcttaagctTATGATTTATAACCTATTTTATGTCTTGTTTGACCAAATTATAGTAATTAGATAtgaccaacttaaaaaaaagtttttttccttttacaatataattatgtttattttagaaaacttagaaaatacataaaagtacAAAGAAAGGGAGAAGTTTGAGCTGCAAACAAGTTGGGATTCTTCTCCTGAAGCTGAGTAAAACCTACCCCTAGCTAgggctccttccttctttcctcccttccttccttccttccttctttccttccttccttctttccttttgagGTTCTTGGCAGGCGAACCTCTGCTCTTTGTGGGCCCACAGATCTTCTACTTACACAACCCCAAAGACTTGTAGGCTTGAGGAAGTGAGGCTCCATCTGTTTGTGGAAATTTCTCTCAGTAAactagagcatggtgatgactacAGAGTTTCATCCATAGTCAATATAATGGAAAATTCTACGACTTATGACTCTTTCCAACATGAACTTCAGGATTATATTAGAAAGCAAAGAGCCAGAGGCTTACAACCAGAGGTTTGCTTTAGAAAGGGGACAGAAGACTCTGTGTACAGAGAAAAGGACCACACTGCACCCAGACCTCCAATGCTGGAGCAGAGATTCCCCTTCAGGAGGCCCCACAAGTCCCCCAGTTCCTACAAAAGGCCGAAAACAGTGGAAAGCCACTTAACCCACACTGTCCAATATTCATCACTTCCGGCAAAGACTGGAACCTGTAAATCACTGTTAGAAAAACCACGACCATTTCTTCAGTAACCGGTGGTTTCCAAGCCCACCTGTGCAAGGAATGGCCACCGGCCCCCACACAGCACAACACGGAGAAGAGGCCAGCTGCTTCTCAGAGGATCACACCAGTGTCCATCAGGCAGGAGATCAGGACGGAGGCTGGACGGGAAGgtccagggaggaggaggacatGGCGATGAGGAGCAGGTATCGTGGAAGAGGAAGCACCACAGGGATGAAGAGGATGAAGATTCCCACAAAGAGAACAGGAGGAAGGCCAAAGTGgcgccaggaagcacagagaagtccAAGTACAGAAAGAAGAGCACCCATGATTGGGACAccatgaaggagggaaggaggtccAGTAGAGAGAAGAAGCATCCTGGCAAacatagcacccaggagtgggacttgTGGGATGAAACTGTCCTCGGTGGTTGTTACTGATGCTGGAGATTTGGGACCTGGATATTAAATGATTTGGATCCATTGGAAAGGCTGGATTAAATGGTATTGAAGCAATTCAATAGCCatacttcaaagaaaataaaattagatcccCACCTATATCAGACTCTGTTCAAATATAAAAACCCAGTTGGTTTAAGGATGTCAATTTAAAACCAAAATAGAAAAGTATTAgaagtaaatataagaaaattgtttTCAATCTTGGAATATGAATGGCTTTCCTGCACAAGACGTGTTAGCCAGgggccataaaagaagaaaaaataatacatgtatttGCGAAAACACTTAATCTCTGCATGTAACAGAAGATTTTGTTgtacattttcttaaaaacaaattaaaagctaTGCATTGTGCATATGTATTGAGCAGCTCCAGAAAGATACACGAAACACTGGTAACTGGGCTCTGGGGGCAAGAACTGAGTTGGGGGAGGCGGGTAGACAGAGGTAGCTGGTAGACTAACTTTTCAAAGTGTACATTTCTATTTGAATTTTGTACTATATGAGACTACTACctttccaataaataaatattttaaaggtaaaaaaaaaaccccaaaaaccaaaGAAAGTTAAAAACCACAGTTTAACCTTTTGGTATACATCTGTCAGTAGACCATCTGAATAGGCCTAGTCCTATTagagaaattgaatcaataattaataaccttccaaaacagaaagcaacagGTCCAGATGGGTTCActagtgaattccaccaaacgTTTAGGGAAGGAATGATACCAGTTCTCTACAATTTCTTTCAgagatagaagcagagggaatacttcctaattcATCCTATGAGCCCagtattaccctaataccaaaactagacaaagacattacaagaaaattacagactccATCATGAACCTAGATATATCTATTTGGCTGTCTGTATCTATTAAAATTGTGATCATATTGCCCATACTTCTGcattatggctttttttttttttactaataatCAGTGCTGTAGATAGTTACTTATGTCATTTTGAGTaactaaatgtaaatgtaaattttacgTTTTTGTAAATTTATCTGTATAATTCTATGGTTTTTAGTGGGAGTAAaatcctagaagtagaattttaGCAAAAAAGTAACATTGTTACATATTGTGATATATCATACCAGGTTACTCTCAGAAAtgtaacatttttctttccttcctataTGTAGTATATAAAAGTAATATGACTGTCCTTTGATTTATTAAGAAACCAGATTTATTATTTATGCCTGCTCCTTCTGTTTCTgctaaattaattcattttagtCATTGGTAAATTCTGAAACAGttgaaattttgtttatttgtatagACCAGGGGTTAACAAACTATGGCCTGCTGCTTGGCTTTGTAAATAACGTTTTATTGGAATAGAGCCcctttcatttgtttacatatcgTCTATGGCTGTTTTTGTATTACAACAGCAGAGGTGTAGTTGCTACAGAGACCACAtggcttgcaaagcctaaaatatttactatgtggccCTCTGCAGAAaaggtttgctgacccctggtatAGATCATCGTATTGGCAAGGATCTCAGGATTACTGGGATTAGGTTCAGCTGCATATAACAGAAAGTCTAAATAACAGTGACTTAAAGACAATAGAGGTTTACTTGTCTTCCCAAAAAGTGTCCAGAGGTAAGCTTTTCCAGGCTGGTAAATGCTTCATGAAATTATTAATAATCTAAGCTCCTTCTGTCCTTTCTATCATCCTTGGTGCATGGCTTCCCTCCTATAGTCACACTATAATCTAAATTGGCTCCTGGAGCTCTAAATACTATATGTAAATTCAAGGCAAGTAGTAGGAGGAAGATGGGAAAGTCAGACAGGATGCCTGGCACTAAGTAAACCTGTAACGAGACTTGCTGACACCCAACAGATACTTCTCTTTATATCCCAGATGGAAGGgagactagaaaaaaaattttagtggGTACTTTGCAACCTCAAGTGAAAGCACTGTTTTACTGTGGAAGGAAAAATAGATACTGGGTAGATAATTAGCAGTCTCTGTAAGTTGAAGCAGTTGATGCCCAAAGAAGTTACATGGCTTGCATGTCATCAGGCAAGCAAATATTCTTGTGAGGAATAGAAATAACCTCTTGAATTCCTAGTATAGTGTCCTAATAGTTTTCTAATTAAATCTCATTTCTTGCCAGGGTTACAGGACTTATAGGTTATAAAAACGTGATAGACATAATACATCTGGTTTTAAGGTATTTGAAAGTCTCATAACTTCTTGAACAAggagaaaaatggcaaaaataattGTTCAAATGATCATCTCTAAAGGGATATAATATAGGGCTGTGATCTTCACCTTGTCCTGGTCAAACTTTAATTAAAACTTCTATTAATACCTGGAAGGTATGTTTgttatataatttacaaatttaaaGTTTGAGGGGTTAGTCAATCTGCTGGAAAATATAATCAAGATTCTAAAAGATCTGAATGGATTGACACAGTGGGCCAAATTGAaagagattaaaattttaataggaaTAAGTTTACTGCCTCAATGTAAGTTGGGGGGGATTTACCTATTAATAGCAAAAATGAGAATGTAGGGCTAATTTATGTAAAGCTGTCAACTaaaaaccagaaaactactattaAGATTATATTAGTAGGAGTATAATCTAGGTTAAAGGTGGTGACAGTCCTGAAATCAGACCTTTTTGAAGTAATTATGTTCACTTATGAATGACTTCTTTGCCAAAGAATTTCAGAGAAGAGGGTCCAGATAGTGTGAGCACTTGAATATATGTCATAGAAGGAATGGTTGAAGAAACTGGAGATGTTGACCATAGTAGTATATATGATAAGGGTCATCAAATATTTGAAGGGCTTTTTCTGTAGAAGAGAGATTAGATTAGATTTCATCTACATGCACGTAAGGAAGAAAGTAGGACCAGTGGTTGGGAACTATAGGGCCTAACATATGAAAGAACATTTTAAGTGGATAGACAGAGCTCCCTTAGGAAATAGTGACGTCTTCCTCAGTGGAATAATTCAAGCACATTGGATTCGGTGACCTTTTATAGTCCCTtctaaaggttttttaaaaaaattatttatttatttttggctgcgttgggtctttgttgctgcgcgtgggctttctctagttgcagtgagtggagtctacccttcgttgcagtgcacaggcttcgcattgcagtggcttctcttgttgcagagctctggctctaggcgcgctggcttcagtagttgtggctcgcgggctctagagcgcaggctcagtagttttggcgcatgggcttagttgctctatagcatgtgggatcttcccggatcagtgctcgaacccatgttccctgcattggcaggcagattcttaaccactgcgccaccagggaagtccccttctaaagttgagatttttgttttccatttttttaaagtctttattgaatttgttttatgttttgggtttttttggccaggaggcatgtgggatcttagctccctgaccaaggatcgaacctgtaccccctgcattggaagacaaaGTTAAAGTTGAgattttgagactttttttttcagggtACTGTACCTGGTTATACCATATTGGCACCCCTTTTTGGATTTTGGTTGCACCAAGATCTTGCCATATACCATGTCTGTCCTAATAAAGAGTATTAGGAGAAAGGTCAGTTAACTTGATACACCCTAATAATGATCAGGGAGACTATTACCTCTGTGGTTTTTGGCAGGTAATACTAcatatcttcttctttttaaatgtactaaTTAATGCTGAGAAGATGCACTTTAGGAGTAGATGTACTTTTGAATTTAATGAACCTGTTTGATTTTTCTTCATAGATTCTGTCAAAATCTCAATTGCCATCTGAGCACAGAGAAGGTAAAGTGTTGTGGACTGGTTGGTTCTGCTGTATATTTGGAGACAGTCTTCTGGAGACTGTTTCAGAAGATTTCACCTGTCTACCTTTATTCCTTGCAAATGGTGCAGAGACTAATACAGCCATAATTGGAACCTGGTTTCAGAAAACTTTTGACTGTTATTTCCGTCCCTTAGCAATCAATGCGTTTAACCTTTCCTGGATGGCTGCTATGTGGACTGCATGCAAAATGGACCATTATATGGCTACTACTGAATTTCTTTGGTCTGTACCCTGTAGCCCTCAAAGTCTGGATATTTCTTATGCCATACATCCAGAAGATGCAAAAGCTTTGTGGGACAGTGTTCACAAAACACCTGGGGAAGTTACCCAGGAGGAAGTTGACTTATTCATGGACTGCTTGTATTCACATTTCCATAGGCATTTCAAAATTCATTTATCAGCCACAAGATTGGTTCGTGTTTCAACATCTGTAGCTTCAGCACATACTGATGGAAGAATAAAGGTTAGTTTGAGCAAATCTAGTTAAGTAATTTTCCCTTATTGTtgcatagttttcaaaatgtaTGGCAATTGTATTTCCCACATTGAAGAAACACTTTGGAATGTCTGCCAATTGACGACAGtagagagattttattttatgctttataaATGGTTTACTAAAAAGTCTTAAGCCTTCTATATGCAGCTTTATAGTGGAAGGATACTATACACTGTGTGCCCATAGACTTTGGTAATAATATGACTTATTCTGTAGTAACTTTgaaattttcagaattttcttgtCAACTTTGAAATAATTATCAGAGTAACGGAGGATTTTGTGTGTTAGATAAGAAAATTATAGTAGAAACACAGAACTAAAATATCATCTttatattttaggcttttctATCCCTACTGGGAAAGAAATAATAGAGACATTGTTTTAGTGTCTATGAAGGCCTTATTAGAGAAAGTATCAGAAataaactgagaaagaaaaaaaagaaataaactgagaGTAGGCACCTAAATATATTTAAgtgtattatattaatatatttaaaatatattaatatacagcCACAATAAACACTCGTGAATATTGGTCTTGTCACTGTGCTAGGAGTTTAACATACTTTAACTCTAATCTTTAGAGCAATGCTATAGTTAGGTGTTTCtatctacatttattttatttttaaaacaaggaagCTGAAGCCAAGATAGGTTTAAGTGACACATGCAAGATAGCTTAGTAAGAGGAAGAGTCAAGATTTAAACACTTAATCTCTTAGGTTCCACGAAGTTCATACTCTATCTTATAAGCACTATTTTAAAGCTTTTCAGACTGGAGGTCACAATGCAGCAGTAGGTTAGGAAGTAATTTGATGGGAAGAAAccagctttaaaaaacaaaagaaaaatagagtggaaaatataaaaatgagaatatataaCATATAGTAAGGATATACATTTGCTTGTACTGGGTCAtgatgttaaatttatttcttactatGGTTCACAGtaataaatttgaaatattatatACTATTCCATCTTACTTTgacattataaagaaataaatttacattttagcaCCTCAGAATTCAATTTCATGAAgtccttatattttaaaatgttatttccatATTCTCACATTCTATTaataaactacattttaaaactattttatataattgTTCTTAACCATCTATGAATATAAGGGTGGCCCTGTTTTATCTGGTCTATTCTAAGGGCCTCTTGTAAGGATCTAAGACAGTAACTGTAGCTCCTAGGTTCAAATAATGCCATGATGAagctaacatttatcaagcactAACTGTGCCAAGCATTATTAAGCATTTACACATATTGTCCCATTTAGTTTTCACAACAACCTATTTGCATAGGTTGTAAAGAGGAAATTGTGGCACAGAGGATAAGTAGGCTCCTtcgagatcacacagctaataagtggagTTGGACTTTAAACCCAGTCATCTGACTCAAAAGCTTATGCTTTTAACTGCAACACTGTACTGCCTCTCAAAAGTTTGAAATTAATGTATTAACCAGGTTTCTGCCTCTGCTTAGTTTCTACAAGACACTTTGGCATCATATATCCCTTTGAGAAGAAGGAAGCTATGGAACTCTTTCTAGAAGATGTAGACACTCAATTTGCATATAAGTCTAAGGGGTTCATAGATACTCCTTCTTCCCCCTTCTCTTTAGGCAGATAGTTAGCTTATCCATGGAAGCCAGGATAAATAAGAACCCTAGTCTAATTCCATCTAAGCACCATTGACTAATAGCTGTAAATTTATTAAAGTCAGTCATCTTTATTAAGTAAAGTCTATTTGACTTAGAACAGCAATGGTTTGGGTTTATATTCATAGCTTAGCTTGTagatatggaatttaaaataagcctggaatatttatcaaatatcaaACTGCTTTGCTATATAAgtaattgtattttaattttaaatatcttttttttttccagattttgtgTCATAAATACCTTATTGGAGTGTTGGCATATTTGACAGAACTGGCAGTTTTTCAAATTGAGTGAGGCCTTGTGGGGACTATAAGTTATGGATTATATACCTTTTTCTCATTGACTATCTGCCTAATTGCTATGCTGAGGGGGACTGCAGGAGAAATGGGCACCTGTGCATCTGTTTTCCTCACAGTGCCTTGGAGTTACCCAGATGAAAGCCaagaaggatctagaagaacAAAGAAGGTGGTAGTGGATGAACCACAGCCAGGTGCTCGTGTAATATAGTCCTGGTCATCTGGGATGCCAGTCTCTAGAATATGACGAGTTATTAATTTGTTGgccatctttctaaaatatatataatgttttattaCGTCAAAATTTTTAGGATTCAAATGACATACCTCTAATATTGAATATTTCTGATTTGCATCTTTAAAACCTTTAATCCCTAATTTTAAGCATTTTAGACTTGTATTCAGAGAAAATTTCTATGTTCTTTAGACATTTTCCTAGCATCATTTTGCTGTAGAGAACCAGCAATCAAAATCCTCCCCAAACGAAACTAAAGTTACTATacattttttaagccactaatatGCTTCTGTTTTTAATGCTGTTTAATTCTTATTGCAGTGTTGaattaaatatttgcttttaaaaggaAGCCTTGTGTTTATCAGTGTCTTGGTGACAGATCTTTAATAAATATCTCAGGAATGGGAAGTCATAGGCTTTTTCTCTAGCACAAAGGTTACACAACAATATATGGAGTCATACAAACCATAGAGTTGAAAGGCAGCtgtgaatctctttttttttttttttttttttttttttgcggtatgcgggcctctcactgttgtggcctcccccgttgcggagcacaggctccggacgcgcaggctcagcggccatggctcacgggcccagccgctccgcggcatatgggatcctcccagaccggggcacgaacccgtatcccctgcatcggcaggcggactctcaaccacttgcgccaccagggaggccctgtgaatCTCTTTTGAGGGCAGGGATTATATTATGTAATTTTCATGtccctaagttttttttttttttttcttcttctttttgcggtatgcgggcctctcactgttgtggcctctcccgttgcggagcacaggctccggatgcgcaggcccagcggccatggctcacgggcccagccgctccgcggcatatgggatcctcccagaccggggcacgaacccgtatcccctgcatcggcaggcggactcttaaccactgcgccaccagggaggccccctaagtTTGTTTTAGCACAGTGCTTGCTAAATACCTGTAGATTAAGTGAATTAATTTTAACCAACTCttacattttgcagatgaaaactAAAAAATTGCACAACTTAGATGTGCACAAGATGTTATATCTAAAACTCTTCTTTTTGCTTACCGAGCAGAGGaagattttgttttactttagaaacagtgttttttaaaatctctttgaaagaaaataactataaTAGGCTGTGATTCAAAAACAAGGACTAACTTCTGGAATGGGGTATTATTTCACATATACTAGGCACAGCAGAAGTAGTGAAtaaagcatgggctttggaatcagacattcattcattcaactaaaaTTAAGTTCCCACTGTCTACTCAGAATTGTATTGCATAAAAAGAGATATAGTAGTGAAGATAAAAAAGATCCCTGTCTTATGGAAATTATATTCTAGTAGAGGAAGGCAAAAGATAAATAATTTCAGATGGAGATAAATGCTATAAATAAGGCAGTGCAGTATGAAAAAGGGTGACTAGGATAGTGCTTACTTTATATACAGTTGTCAAAGAAGGTCTctttgaggaagtgacatttgagctgagtccTGAATGATGTGAGGGAACCAGCTGTTTGAAGATCTGAGGAAGCATGTGCTAGGCAGGTGAAACTGCAAGAGCAAAGGCCTTGAGATAGGTAAGAGCTTGGCTTATTTGAAGAGTAAAGGAAGTCTGTGTGGCTGGAGCATGGTAAGGGTGGAGTAGTATGAGACGAAACTAAAGAGATtgtgcagggacttcccttgcggtccagtggctgagactctgtgcttccactgcagggtcgtgggttcgatccctggtgagggaactaagatcccacatgccatgtggccaaaataatagtaattaaataaataaaattttataaaagactGTGCAGCAGAGACTTCTTTCATCGTGTTAAGTCTCCTAATTTTTGGCTGGGCGTGTGCTTGCCCATAATAAAGATGACATTTTCTAGCATTTCTCATAGGTAAGTACAGTCATTTGACTAAGTTCTGACCCATGGCATAAAAATGCAAGTGTC includes these proteins:
- the CENPL gene encoding centromere protein L; the encoded protein is MDSYDAPESTPRQCASSRLKDYFIGATPLQKRLESVRKQTSFIPTPPRRKIPQCSQLQEDVDPQKFAFLLHKQWTLYSLTPLYKFSYTNFKEYSKLLNAFIAAEKQKGLAVEVGDDFNIKVIFSTLLGMKGTQRDPEAFLVQILSKSQLPSEHREGKVLWTGWFCCIFGDSLLETVSEDFTCLPLFLANGAETNTAIIGTWFQKTFDCYFRPLAINAFNLSWMAAMWTACKMDHYMATTEFLWSVPCSPQSLDISYAIHPEDAKALWDSVHKTPGEVTQEEVDLFMDCLYSHFHRHFKIHLSATRLVRVSTSVASAHTDGRIKILCHKYLIGVLAYLTELAVFQIE